GGTGGCTCTCCAGAGAGCGGTCGTGAACCCGACGCGGCCGGTACCGTTCGCCGACACCGCCAGAGTCGGAAACGGTTTTCCGCCCGCGTTCGTAGCCCGCACGATGACCGACGACCACGGGGACGACGCTCGTGAGAACCCGGAAACGAACCCGCCCGATCCCGAGACGAACACATCCTCCCCGGAACGCGCCACTGACGCCGAAGTCACCAAAGACACCGAAGACACCGAAGAATCCGAAGAAACTGAGGAGCCCGTCACGCTTGACTCGTTCTACGATGCGCTGCAGGCGGAAGGACGACCCCTCGTCACCGCACAGCAGGTCGCCCGCCGCCTCGGCATCTCCCAAGCGGCCGCCGCCGACGCGCTCGACGCACTCGCCGACGCCGGAACCGTCCAACGGGTCGAAGTGGAGTCCGACCCCGTCGTCTGGTATCCGACGCAGTGGGGCGAGGTCGCCGCACGCGAGCGCGTCATTCTCTTCCCCGAACGCCGCGAAATCGTCGTCGACCGCCCGGAGCAGTACACCCGCGCGCAACTGTCGCAGTTCGCCCACCTCGTCGACACCACCGGCGGCGACGCAGACGAACGCGGCTACCTCTACACGATTCGCACCGAAGACGTCTGGCAGGCCCCGTTCGACGAATTCGAGGGGCTGCTCCGGAGCATGCGCTCCGTGCTGCCGCGACGCTCCCCACATCTCGAAGAGTGGGCCGAACGGCAGTGGAAGCGCGCCCACCAGTTCACGCTCAGAACCCACGAGGACGGCTACGTCGTCCTCGAAGCGGCCAACGAGGACCTGATGGGGAACGTCGCCCGCGAGAAACTCAGCGAACAGCACCTGCACGCCCCTATCTCCGACACCGAGAGCTGGGTCCGCGATGGCGAGGAGGCGGCCATCAAACGCATCCTCTACGAGGCCGGCTACCCCGTCACGGACGAGCGCGACCTCGACACCGGCGATCCACTCGAAATCGACCTCGAGGTCGAGCTACGCGACTACCAGCAGAACTGGGTCGACCGCTTCGTCGACCAGAGGTCGGGCGTCCTCGTCGGACCACCGGGCAGCGGCAAGACCATCGCCGGAATGGCCGTACTCGCGGCCGTCGGCGGCGAGACGCTCGTCCTCGTACCGAGTCGCGAACTCGCCGGTCAGTGGCGGCAGGAGTTACTCGAACACACGACGCTCACAGAGGACCAGATCGGCGAGTACCACGGCGGATCCAAGGAGATTCGTCCGGTCACCATCGCCACGTACCAAACAGCGGGGATGGACCGCCACCGCCGGCTGTTCGACTCGCGCGAGTGGGGACTCATCGTCTACGACGAGGTCCACCACATCCCGAGTCGCGTGTTCAGGCGTAGCGCCGACTTACAGACCAAACACCGACTCGGCCTGTCGGCGACGCCCATCCGTGAGGACGACAAGGAGGAGGAGATATTCACCTTGGTCGGACCGCCCATCGGAACCGACTGGGGCAAACTGTTCGACGCCGGATTCGTCCAGGAACCGGAAGTCGAGATTCGGTACGTTCCGTGGACCGACGAGATGGCCGAGAACGAGTACCGCAGCGCCGACGGCCGCGAGCGGTACAAGCTCGCCGCGCTCAACCCCGCGAAAGTCGACGAGGTTCGCCACCTGCGCAGTCAGTATCTCGACGCCAAGGCTCTGATTTTCGTCGATTGGCTCGAACAGGGCGAGGCGTTAGCCGAGGAACTCGACGTGCCCTTCATCAGCGGTGAGATGCCTCACTATCGCCGCCGGCAGCTGCTCCAGCAGTTCCGCGATTCTGACGACGGCGACGTCCGAACGCTCGTCGTCTCCCGCGTCGGTGACGAGGGTATCGACTTGCCGAACGCCGAGATCGCCATCGTCGCCTCCGGTCTCGGCGGGTCGCGACGGCAGGGCGCACAGCGCGCCGGACGGACGATGCGTCCCGTCGGCAACGCCATCATGTACGTGCTCGCCACCCGCGGCTCTCCCGAGGAAGATTTCGCCGAGCGACAGCTCCGACACCTCGCCGAGAAGGGGATTCGCGTTCGCGAGTCGGGTGCCTGGCCGACCGGTGGCGACGAAGCGTAGAGACTCCTCGACATTCGCGGTCGCGTCGGCGGGCGTGGCTCGCGGTCACCGGAG
This genomic stretch from Haloprofundus salilacus harbors:
- a CDS encoding DEAD/DEAH box helicase; this translates as MTDDHGDDARENPETNPPDPETNTSSPERATDAEVTKDTEDTEESEETEEPVTLDSFYDALQAEGRPLVTAQQVARRLGISQAAAADALDALADAGTVQRVEVESDPVVWYPTQWGEVAARERVILFPERREIVVDRPEQYTRAQLSQFAHLVDTTGGDADERGYLYTIRTEDVWQAPFDEFEGLLRSMRSVLPRRSPHLEEWAERQWKRAHQFTLRTHEDGYVVLEAANEDLMGNVAREKLSEQHLHAPISDTESWVRDGEEAAIKRILYEAGYPVTDERDLDTGDPLEIDLEVELRDYQQNWVDRFVDQRSGVLVGPPGSGKTIAGMAVLAAVGGETLVLVPSRELAGQWRQELLEHTTLTEDQIGEYHGGSKEIRPVTIATYQTAGMDRHRRLFDSREWGLIVYDEVHHIPSRVFRRSADLQTKHRLGLSATPIREDDKEEEIFTLVGPPIGTDWGKLFDAGFVQEPEVEIRYVPWTDEMAENEYRSADGRERYKLAALNPAKVDEVRHLRSQYLDAKALIFVDWLEQGEALAEELDVPFISGEMPHYRRRQLLQQFRDSDDGDVRTLVVSRVGDEGIDLPNAEIAIVASGLGGSRRQGAQRAGRTMRPVGNAIMYVLATRGSPEEDFAERQLRHLAEKGIRVRESGAWPTGGDEA